From the genome of Ziziphus jujuba cultivar Dongzao chromosome 6, ASM3175591v1, one region includes:
- the LOC132804010 gene encoding protein PSK SIMULATOR 3-like, with the protein MVVVVVHLSHSPPMAWLSSVSLKKSSPPPATLGILSFETAKIMSRLLSLYNSLTDDEINRLRNETISSRGVSYLNSDDETFLLDLAFNERLDDLDQAAIAVSRLASKCSDFGLKRFDLLYADLKVGLIDVEKFEFGSKRTNKVIEKMKKFISETANLNVALESLTELEQSEKKVERWKNNLDTKQLGKTNFELLNQKIEYQRKQVQCYRKTSLWNQTFDKSVGFMARIVCVIYARIYKVFQPETNLSLKNCCLLEDRKFYLKKNKGPSKSGPIPKSSTKSLVRFPSRLSPPNPDLSENIGFAVDNNTIDKGNKNRVYRLAPQSTIGACGLTLRYANVITFAERCLYAPATIGENARRSLYEMLPKKLKEMVRRKLKSHWSKKEDDERGGFYGGDGGESLAEGWRNAVEEIMEWLTPMAHDTLKWQSERNLEKQKFDADPKVLLLQTLHYSDLEKTETAIVEVLVGLSCIFKYENKRNLRGSVPSYR; encoded by the coding sequence ATGGTCGTCGTCGTCGTCCACCTTTCTCACTCACCTCCCATGGCCTGGCTCTCTTCTGTTTCCCTCAAGAAGTCctcgccgccgccggcgactcTCGGAATCCTCTCCTTCGAAACTGCCAAGATCATGTCCCGCCTACTCTCCCTCTACAATTCTCTCACCGACGACGAAATCAACCGCCTCCGGAACGAAACCATATCGTCCCGAGGTGTCTCGTACTTGAATTCAGATGATGAAACCTTTCTGTTGGATCTCGCTTTCAATGAAAGGCTTGACGATCTCGATCAGGCCGCCATTGCTGTCTCCCGACTTGCCTCTAAGTGCTCCGATTTCGGACTTAAACGATTCGACCTCCTTTACGCCGACCTGAAGGTCGGACTCATTGATGTGGAAAAATTCGAATTCGGTTCGAAAAGGACCAACAAAGTGATAGAGAAGATGAAGAAATTCATATCTGAAACTGCGAATCTCAATGTGGCATTGGAATCTCTAACCGAATTGGAACAATCGGAGAAGAAAGTAGAGCGGTGGAAGAACAATCTGGATACGAAACAGTTAGGAAAAACAAATTTCGAGCTCTTGAATCAGAAAATAGAGTATCAGAGAAAACAAGTTCAGTGCTACAGAAAGACCTCTCTGTGGAACCAGACCTTCGATAAATCGGTCGGATTCATGGCTCGAATCGTCTGCGTCATCTATGCCAGAATCTACAAAGTTTTCCAACCGGAAACTAATTTAAGCCTAAAAAACTGTTGCCTTCTCGAGGATCGGAAATTTTACctgaagaaaaataaaggacCATCGAAATCCGGTCCGATTCCGAAATCTTCAACGAAAAGTTTAGTCCGGTTCCCTAGTCGTTTATCGCCGCCGAACCCGGATCTTTCCGAAAATATCGGATTCGCCGTCGATAACAACACCATTGATAAAGGAAACAAAAACAGAGTTTACCGATTGGCTCCGCAATCGACGATCGGAGCGTGTGGATTGACGCTTCGATACGCGAACGTGATCACATTCGCGGAGAGGTGTTTGTACGCGCCGGCGACGATAGGCGAGAACGCTCGGCGATCTTTGTACGAGATGTTGCCGAAGAAGTTGAAGGAGATGGTCAGGAGGAAATTGAAGAGCCACTGGAGTAAGAAGGAAGATGATGAACGTGGAGGTTTCTACGGTGGCGATGGTGGCGAATCGCTGGCGGAAGGGTGGAGGAACGCGGTGGAGGAGATAATGGAGTGGCTGACGCCAATGGCCCACGATACGTTGAAGTGGCAGTCGGAGAGGAACTTGGAGAAACAGAAGTTTGATGCCGACCCGAAGGTGCTGTTGTTGCAGACGTTGCATTATTCGGATTTGGAGAAGACCGAGACCGCCATTGTTGAGGTGTTGGTTGGGTTGAGTTGTATATTTAAGTATGAGAACAAAAGAAATCTGCGTGGTTCAGTCCCCAGCTATAGGTGA